A single window of Labrus mixtus chromosome 23, fLabMix1.1, whole genome shotgun sequence DNA harbors:
- the coro1b gene encoding coronin-1B: protein MSFRRGVVRQSKFRHVFAQAWKAEHCIDDVRVSRVTWDNPLCAVNPKFVAVIIEAGGGGAFLVLPLSKSGRIDQSCPTVCGHAAPVLDIQWSPHDDNIIASASEDYTVKVWQIPDGGLTVPMTEAIVTLEGHSKRVGILAWHPTAFNILLTAGCDNVICVWNVGTGELVYQLSDAHPDLIYSVCWNKDGSAVCTVCKDKALRVIDPRRGVVLKVKEKVHDGTRPMRAVFLSDGKILTTGFSRMSERQLALWDMKDLSEPMAVQEMDTSNGVLLPFYDPDTNMVYLCGKGDCTIRYFEVTDESPYVHFLSLYSSKEPQRGAGFLSKRGVDVNKCEIARFYKLHERKVEPISMTVPRKSDLFQGDLYPDTAGSEPALLADEWIAGQDAAPLLVSLSGGYSAPPSKQRDTLRVKPKLVSQDSGTGAAPTSTGSVASPTSTSAEDEVPRVATTEGNSDRPKREDELLTELLAEMKALRAVVLAQSQRIELLERQLARIEDGDV, encoded by the exons ATGTCTTTCCGGCGAGGTGTGGTCCGGCAGAGCAAATTCCGCCACGTCTTTGCCCAGGCGTGGAAAGCCGAGCACTGCATCGATGATGTCAGAGTATCCCGGGTGACCTGGGACAATCCCCTCTGCGCGGTCAACCCCAAATTCGTCGCCGTTATCATCGAAGCCGGCGGAGGAGGGGCCTTCCTTGTTCTTCCGCTCAGCAAG AGCGGCAGAATCGATCAGTCCTGTCCCACTGTGTGCGGCCATGCAGCGCCAGTGCTGGACATCCAGTGGTCTCCTCATGACGACAACATCATCGCAAGTGCCTCAGAGGACTACACAGTAAAG GTGTGGCAGATACCAGATGGGGGCCTCACGGTTCCAATGACTGAGGCCATTGTGACCCTCGAGGGACACAGTAAAAGAGTTGGAATCCTGGCTTGGCACCCTACCGCCTTCAATATCCTATTGACTGCAG gCTGCGACAATGTGATTTGTGTGTGGAACGTGGGCACAGGGGAGCTTGTGTACCAGCTGAGCGACGCCCACCCAGACCTGATCTACAGTGTGTGCTGGAACAAGGACGGCAGCGCGGTCTGCACCGTCTGCAAGGACAAGGCTCTGCGTGTCATCGACCCGCGAAGAGGCGTCGTCCTCAAG GTTAAAGAGAAGGTCCATGACGGCACTCGGCCAATGAGAGCGGTTTTCCTGTCAGATGGAAAGATCCTTACCACAGGGTTCAGCCGTATGAGTGAGAGACAGCTGGCATTGTGGGATATG AAAGATCTCTCTGAGCCAATGGCAGTGCAGGAGATGGATACGAGTAACGGGGTTCTTTTACCCTTTTATGACCCTGACACAAACATGGTCTACCTGTGTGGAAAG GGGGACTGCACCATCCGGTATTTTGAAGTGACAGACGAATCTCCATATGTGCACTTCCTTAGCTtatacagcagcaaagagcctCAGAGGGGGGCCGGCTTTCTCAGTAAAAGAGGTGTGGATGTCAACAAGTGTGAAATTGCAAG GTTCTACAAACTCCATGAAAGAAAAGTGGAACCCATTTCTATGACTGTACCACGGAAG TCGGATCTGTTCCAGGGAGACCTTTACCCCGACACGGCTGGCTCGGAGCCGGCGCTCCTGGCGGATGAGTGGATCGCTGGCCAGGATGCAGCGCCCCTGTTGGTCTCTCTGAGTGGAGGGTACTCGGCTCCTCCATCCAAGCAAAGAGACACCCTCCGAGTCAAACCCAAGCTGGTGTCACAGGACTCTGGGACCGGGGCTGCCCCGACCTCGACCGGCAGTGTAGCATCTCCCACGTCTACATCTGCCGAGGACGAGGTGCCACGAGTGGCCACAACCGAAGGAAATAGTGACAGGCCAAAACGAGAG GACGAGCTGTTGACCGAGTTGTTAGCAGAAATGAAAGCCCTGCGTGCCGTCGTCCTCGCCCAAAGCCAGAGAATCGAGCTGCTGGAGAGGCAGCTGGCTCGGATAGAGGACGGGGATGTATGA
- the LOC132958135 gene encoding oxysterol-binding protein 1-like gives MSEPKTPTPTPAGDTYKGWVFKWTNYIKGYQRRWFVLSNGLLSYYRTQAEMGHTCRGTINLATATITVDDACNFVISNGGAQTYHLKASCEVERQRWITALELAKAKAARMQAESDDSGDDFPPSSAPAAPGQGSASQNSEVQSALRTLGSKVEDLSTCNDLISKHGSALQRSLSELDSLRLTGEAGDKIRQVTERATLFRITSNAMINACRDFLALAQAHSKRWQKALQAERDQRVRLEETLEQLAKQHNNLERAFRGASQANSTADNKSAAGPGKGEASDEDDDNEFFDAMEEAPEFITVPADPQFHKRSSSNISGFNSEMCPDDQSLNEEPLAMNQESPSQDLVPLKKRRTRISDKPNYSLNLWSIMKNCIGKELSKIPMPVNFNEPISMLQRLSEDLEYHELLDKAAKCQSSLEQMCYVAAFSVSSYSTTVHRTGKPFNPLLGETYELDRRRESGYRSLCEQVSHHPPAAAHHVISDRGWTLRQEITVASKFRGKYLSIMPLGTIHAIFEKGNNHYTWKKVTTTVHNIIVGKLWIDQSGEIDVVNHTTGDRCHLKFAPYSYFSRDVARKVTGVVMDKDGKAHYVLSGTWDEKMEFSRVMQSSRGGENGTEGKQKTVYQTLKAREVWRRNPLPDGAETMYYFTALALTLNELEEGMAPTDSRRRPDQRLMEEGRWDEANSEKQRLEEKQRSVRREREREAASQRTSSQSEEGAPHENYQALWFERCEDRITGEPVHIYKGGYWEAKDRGSWEGCPDIF, from the exons ATGTCGGAGCCCAAAACCCCAACGCCCACTCCTGCTGGTGACACATACAAAGGATGGGTGTTCAAGTGGACAAACTACATCAAGGGTTATCAGCGGAGGTGGTTTGTCCTGAGCAATGGGCTGTTGTCATACTACAG GACTCAGGCAGAGATGGGCCACACGTGTCGAGGCACGATCAACCTGGCCACAGCGACTATCACCGTGGATGACGCCTGCAACTTCGTTATCTCCAACGGTGGGGCACAAACGTACCACCTGAAGGCCAGCTGTGAGGTGGAACGTCAGCGCTGGATCACTGCCCTGGAACTGGCCAAAGCCAAGGCGGCTCGCATGCAGGCCGagtcag ACGACTCAGGGGACGACTTTCCTCCATCGTCCGCGCCAGCAGCACCGGGACAAGGCAGCGCATCACAGAACTCAGAGGTCCAGTCTGCTCTGAGAACACTTGGAAGCAAAGTGGAGGATCTCAGCACGTGCAATGACCTGATCTCAAAGCACGGCTCTGCCCTCCAGAG GTCTTTATCAGAATTGGACAGTTTGCGTCTGACGGGAGAGGCTGGGGATAAGATTCGTCAGGTGACGGAGAGGGCCACACTGTTCCGTATTACCTCTAACGCCATGATTAAC GCGTGTCGTGACTTCCTCGCACTGGCTCAGGCTCACAGCAAGCGGTGGCAGAAAGCCCTTCAGGCAGAAAGGGATCAGCGGGTTCGGCTGGAGGAGACTTTAGAGCAGCTGGCCAAGCAGCACAACAACCTGGAGCGAGCGTTCAGAGGGGCTTCACAGGCGAACTCTACTGCAGACAATAAAA GTGCTGCGGGTCCAGGAAAAGGTGAAGCCAGCGATGAAGATGACGACAATGAATTCTTTGATGCCATGGAGGAGGCACCTGAGTTCATCACCGTACCTGCAGACCCACAGTTCCACAA AAGGTCAAGCAGTAACATCAGCGGCTTCAACAGTGAAATGTGTCCTGATGATCAGTCG CTCAACGAGGAACCCCTAGCGATGAACCAGGAATCCCCGTCTCAGGACTTAGTACCCTTAAAGAAGAGGCGGACGCGCATCTCCGACAAACCCAACTACTCTCTCAACCTTTGGAGCATCATGAAGAACTGCATCGGCAAAGAGCTGTCCAAGATTCCCATGCCT GTGAACTTCAACGAGCCCATATCCATGCTGCAGCGGCTGTCGGAGGACCTCGAGTACCACGAGCTGCTCGACAAGGCCGCCAAGTGCCAGAGTTCCCTCGAGCAAATGTGCTACGTGGCCGCCTTCTCCGTGTCCTCCTACTCCACCACCGTCCACCGCACCGGCAAGCCCTTCAACCCTCTGCTGGGAGAGACGTACGAGCTGGACCGCCGGAGAGAGAGTGGCTATCGCTCCCTCTGCGAGCAG GTGAGTCATCACCCTCCTGCAGCAGCGCATCATGTGATCTCTGATCGGGGCTGGACTCTGAGGCAGGAAATCACTGTCGCCAGCAAGTTTAGGGGCAAATACCTCTCCATCATGCCCTTAG GCACAATTCACGCAATCTTCGAGAAAGGCAACAATCACTACACATGGAAGAAAGTCACCACCACGGTGCACAACATCATCGTCGGAAAACTGTGGATCGACCAG TCAGGGGAGATCGACGTGGTGAACCACACCACTGGAGACCGCTGCCACTTGAAGTTTGCTCCTTACAGCTACTTCTCCAGAGACGTGGCCAGGAag GTGACCGGCGTTGTAATGGATAAGGATGGCAAAGCCCACTACGTGCTGTCGGGCACATGGGATGAGAAGATGGAGTTTTCTCGGGTGATGCAGAGCAGCCGCGGAGGGGAGAACGGCACAGAGGGCAAACAGAAGACAGTCTATCAAACCCTCAAAGCCAGAGAGGTGTGGAGGAGGAACCCTCTTCC CGACGGAGCGGAGACCATGTATTACTTCACTGCTCTGGCGCTGACCCTGAACGAGCTTGAGGAGGGCATGGCGCCCACCGACAGCCGGCGCCGGCCCGATCAACGCCTAATGGAGGAGGGCCGCTGGGACGAGGCCAACTCGGAGAAGCAGCGGCTAGAGGAGAAGCAGCGCAGCgtcaggagggagagagagagggaggccgCCAGCCAACGCAcctccagccaatcagaagaag GCGCACCTCATGAAAACTACCAGGCACTTTGGTTTGAGCGCTGTGAGGACCGCATCACAGGTGAGCCAGTCCATATCTATAAGGGAGGCTACTGGGAAGCCAAGGACCGGGGCAGCTGGGAAGGCTGTCCTGATATATTTTGA